The stretch of DNA GCAGGCCAagtcataaccaggagcaacagtgcaggaccgaaggatgaggcagaggcgaagtcagactggtaataggtcagggcaggcggcacaggtacaggtcaggcaatctgggtcggcaacaggagagtcaaggcaagcaggcagggatctaacaggtagcggatatcaggaaccttagcaggacatgaGGACCTTGAcagtgaggcatctgggaagggggctgagccacttatatatgtgcaggagggctaggattggtcagcgaggtcacatgatctaacccataaaaTACAGGAAGTAACGGGCGCCGGCCCTTAAgtaaatgctgcaggaaacaagcagaaagcatgctgtggccagggctgaaaggaaacactggcagcagatcaccactgaacactgcgcccgggaccgcggcggtaagcaggggaacagcagcgCACATCAGCCGCTGTTACATGGGAGGAACTCTAAAAATTCCCTCCCCCCTGTCAAATATCTCCAGAGACATTTCCATCtatctatgtgactgatatcagatgCTGCACTATTATAAGCTCCTGCACTATGAGATTCTGATGTCACAGATTGTTTATGGAGTTCGCCAAATAATCCACAATGTGTCTCTTTGCAGTTTCGTCGCTTTCAGGAAGTCACCTTGACCCGTCTACAAGGAATCGCTGAAAACTACAACGTCTCCTACAACATTGACGCCCGCTTCCATCATATTCACAACCAGCAGCAATCACTGGCCGAAAACTTCAACGTCACCAACGAGGTGACGCAGGCCGAGCTAAATGGCATCAAATTCTGGCTGAAAAAGATTCAGAAGAAAACCAAAAAGTTGGACTTGAAGTTCTCCACCCTGGAACAGGCCGTGGCAGAGAGAAACAAGCAGCTAACCAAAGAGAACAAAGTTCGAGACGTGACTGTGGCCAACCTGACATCGGCCCTCAGCGGCCAGAAGAGGATCATCTACCAGCTGGTGAAGGACAAGAGCGCGTTACAGAAGGGGATGGAGATGCTCCGCGAGTCTGTGGAAAGACAAGGAGGCAAAATAGTGGATTTGGAGATGCAGTTGCAGAATATGCACCAAAATGAGATCATGCCACCAAGTGCTTTGATGGCACCACAAGTGATGAACCGAACCCCTGAAACCAGACAAGAAGTTCCATCACATACCGACTCTGGACCTAAAACTTCCCAACAACGCATGGTAAAGCTCCAGGGCAAACATAATCAGATGAAAAAGTTGCAAGAAGACCTGATGACCACCATTGGTAAGATGTCTCCCATGGCAGCTCAACATAGAGAGGAGACCAGGACGCTCGGTCCAACCAAGGAAAAGACAACTCGTCTCCAAACTACAAGGGCACCATCAAGTGTGACACTGGTTCCACATCAGAACCACAAAACTACCCAGTATGAAGACCAGGTGACGGATGACCACATCGCTAGTAATGTCATCCAGATTTTAGCCTTAAGAGGAAATGTGACCAAGGATGACAGCCCTCCTGGAGGGATCAAAGCTCCATATGTACACAGTACAAGGAGGCCATTACAAGTCACCGAGGCCCCAGAACCAGAAGAGAAGACCACCAAGGTCCCAGCAACACGTAAGATTATCAAATGTAGTCAGCGGATGTCAGGCATCAGGGTTCATGTATCCTGCCTCTTTAGGTACCATGTTGGTGAGACTGGTGGGATCTGTGAGAACCCggacttaagcctcattcacacgtccgtgttccacggacgtgtgctgtacgtgttctccccattaattttaatgtgtgtattcacacatcagttttttaccacggtccgtgggtccgtgttttAGCACAGATGCATGCTCTAATTTGTCCATGTTCActaatccatcacgcccattatagtctacgggcccatgaaaaccacagatgcaacacggatgccatttgtgtttcatccgtgtttcacagatcattaggaagagatgctttgaaaaaaaattttcagCTGTGCCGAGTCAGTGAAACAAGGATGGCACAcgtacagcaaaaaacggacacacggacccgaCACGGATTAATCGTGGACATAttcacggaggcatcactgacaCTTTTTCACGGATTTAAGCACACACAGGCGCTAAAATGAGTTATATGTGCCGCCATCTTGTGCACAGATATAAACACAGCCAAAGATGTATATGCATCTACAATTTCTGGGTGTTATACAGCAAAAGATTCAGAACCCATAACCCTAAATTAATTCACTCAGACCttaaaataaattacaaaatCAAATTAAAAACTTTAAACAgaccagataaaaaaataaaataaaaatatttagacCAAACCCCTCCATTTTCAGACCAGATGTAAAAATGAAAACTCCAGacacgaacaaaaaaaaaaaaaaaaacatttcaggcCCCAAACCAGAGCCAAAAATGAAGACCCCAGACCATAGAAAAAATATGAGGCCAAAATCATTTTGCTCAAAAACCAGTAGGTTGCTGTGTAGAACTTGTGATGTTCTCTTTATCAGAGTTcataccccagaccagacccctccatTCACAAACCAGACAAAAATTGAAGACCTCAGACCAGAGACAAAAATATGATTTCAGACCACACACTAGACCCCTCCATGTACAGGCCAGACCCAAAAATCAAGGCCCCAGACCAGTAGTCTGACCTAATGTACACTTCCTAGGCCCCAGTTACAGCAGAAACACAATCTGATGGGTGCCAATTTCAGCTGCACCCCTGAAGGTATATGTATGTCCTGTGTATATGTACGTATACTGTATGATCACAACATGTTCTTGTTTTTGGTTTCAGTCTGCAACGTGGATTCTATGCTCATTTTCCCCAATTCTTCCACGGAGAACTTCGCAACATTCGGTAAGGGATTGAGGGAACCCTTGCATGAACTCTCCATCTGCAGCTGGGTGAAGACTAATGTAAGCTACGTAGGCACCATCCTTTCATATGcaacagaagagaacgacaacaagCTGGTTCTTCATGGCAGACATGGTGCCACCTATGACTCACTTCACTTTGTCATTGGAGACCCGGCTTTCCGAGAACTCCCGCTTGTCCCGCTGGCAGATGGCAGTTGGCACCACACCTGCTTCATCTGGTCCTCCATCCAAGGCAAATACTGGTTCTATGTTGACCGCAGGTTAATTGTTATTGGCTCCAAATTTCAGAAAGGTTATGAGATCCCTCCTGGAGGATCTTTAGTTCTTGGCCAAGAACAGGACACCTTGGGTGGTGGCTTTGACAGCTCGGAAGCTTTTGTTGGACAATTGGCAGGATTTGCAATGTGGAATAGAGCTTTAACACCTGGAGAAGTCTCTGGTATTGCCACTGGTAAAGGCTTGCCAAGAGGTACCATCTTAACCATCGCTGATGCCTCCTCGCTTCATGGTTCAGTGGAGCGGGTGGACTGTACCTGTCTGGAGCACTGTCTGTAGATTTCCATAATGCTGTGTTAATAGAGGATTGCCTCCATATTGGACAATTATTTATGGGACCGCTATGGGCATGTTACACCATCTATGTAAACCCACCATTAGTGACCAATAATCAAAAATATATTAGTATATTTAGCCAGTCAAAATGAGTGTCAGACTGGCCCAAAAGAAGATCCTCGATGACTGGCCACCACATGGCCCATGAGGTCCTCAAATGACTCTAGGACCCATTAACTATTAGGGTTGTttacacatacagggagtgcagaattattaggcaagttgtatttttgaggattaattttattattgaacaacaaccatgttctcaatgaacccaaaaaactcattaatatcaaagctgaatatttttggaagtagtttttagttttagctattttagggggaatctctgtgtgtgcaggtgactattactgtgcataattattaggcaacttaacaaaaaacaaatatatacccatttcaattatttatttttaccagtgaaaccaatataacatctcaacattcacaaatatacatttctgacattcaaaaacaaaacaaaaacaaatcagtgaccaatatagccacctttctttgcaaggacactcaaaagcctgccatccatggattctgtcagtgttttgatctgttcaccatcaacattgcgtgcagcagcaaccacagcctcccagacactgttcagagaggtgtactgttttccctccttgtaaatctcacatttgatgatggaccacaggttctcaatggggttcagatcaggtgaacaaggaggccatgtcattagattttcttcttttataccctttcttgccagccacgctgtggagtacttggacgcgtgtgatggagcattgtcctgcatgaaaatcatgtttttcttgaaggatgcagacttcttcctgtaccactgcttgaagaaggtgtcttccagaaactggcagtaggactgggagttgagcttgactccatcctcaacccgaaaaggccccacaagctcatctttgatgataccagcccaaaccagtactccacctccaccttgctggcgtctgagtcggactggagctctctgccctttaccaatccagccacgggcccatccatctggcccatcaagactcactctcatttcatcagtccataaaacctcagaaaaatcagtcttgagatatttcttggcccagtcttgacgtttcagcttgtgtgtcttgttcagtggtggtcgtctttcagcctttcttaccttggccatgtctctgggtattgcacaccttgtgcttttgggcactccagtgatgttgcagctctgaaatatggccaaactggtggcaagtggcatcttggcagctgcacgcttgacttttctcagttcatgggcagttattttgcgccttggtttttccacacgcttcttgcgaccctgttgactattttgaatgaaacgcttgattgttcgatgatcacgcttcagaagctttgcaattttaagagtgctgcatccctctgcaagatatctcactatttttgactaatatagggtgttgatgtcattagaccacaccccttctcattacagagatgcacatcacctaatatgcttaattggtagtaggctttcgagcctatacagcttggagtaagacaacatgcataaagaggatgatgtggtcaaaatactcatttgcctaataattctgcacgcagtgtagtctaTTGGTCCTAATGATAGTGTAGGTTCTTAGAGTACTTTCCTCTGGAGGGCCCTCACCTTCCACCCAAAGCATATGATGTCCAATGGTGCATACCACAATAGGGCCTCACAGAAATCCTTATAGACCTCTAACAAAGGTCCTACAGAGCCATAATATGTCCATGAATATGAGGCCAAaatcattttgataaaaaaaaactgtagattgCTGTGTAGAACTTGTTATATGCTCTCTTT from Bufo bufo chromosome 7, aBufBuf1.1, whole genome shotgun sequence encodes:
- the PTX4 gene encoding pentraxin-4, whose amino-acid sequence is MGSGGNMCRSLLVFFVLCLPGVFMEQTRLLEQRKPFFERFRRLEEQFRRFQEVTLTRLQGIAENYNVSYNIDARFHHIHNQQQSLAENFNVTNEVTQAELNGIKFWLKKIQKKTKKLDLKFSTLEQAVAERNKQLTKENKVRDVTVANLTSALSGQKRIIYQLVKDKSALQKGMEMLRESVERQGGKIVDLEMQLQNMHQNEIMPPSALMAPQVMNRTPETRQEVPSHTDSGPKTSQQRMVKLQGKHNQMKKLQEDLMTTIGKMSPMAAQHREETRTLGPTKEKTTRLQTTRAPSSVTLVPHQNHKTTQYEDQVTDDHIASNVIQILALRGNVTKDDSPPGGIKAPYVHSTRRPLQVTEAPEPEEKTTKVPATLCNVDSMLIFPNSSTENFATFGKGLREPLHELSICSWVKTNVSYVGTILSYATEENDNKLVLHGRHGATYDSLHFVIGDPAFRELPLVPLADGSWHHTCFIWSSIQGKYWFYVDRRLIVIGSKFQKGYEIPPGGSLVLGQEQDTLGGGFDSSEAFVGQLAGFAMWNRALTPGEVSGIATGKGLPRGTILTIADASSLHGSVERVDCTCLEHCL